Part of the Aquimarina sp. MAR_2010_214 genome is shown below.
AGAACATTCTAATGCATCTATTGATATTCTTAAAGTTTTAAAAATGGTATTGATTCATGATATTGTTGAAATAGATACAGGAGATATTTTTATTTATGATACTGTAAAAAACCATGTAAATACCGAAGAAGAGCTAAAATCAGCTAAGCGAATATTTGGAATACTCCCAAAGGAACAATCAAACGAACTAATAGAAATTTGGTTAGAGTTTGAAGAAGGAAAAACTAATGAGGCAAAATTTGCCAAAGCATTGGATAGATTTGAGCCCACTCTTCAAAATCACTCTAATAATGGAGGGACATGGCATGATTTTGATGTTGAATATCAAAAAGTACACGAAAAAACAAAGACTATAAATAAAGGATCTAATAGCTTGTGGCAGTATTCTGAAACATTAATTAACACATATTACAAAGTAGTATTAAATGATTAATCAGAAGCATTCTATCTATACAATTAATTTTGCATTGATTTGTTTGAGTTCTCTATTCTTTTCAGCAAGTTATAATATGTTAATCCCAGAATTACCTGCATATTTAAGTAATCTTGGCGGGGCAGAATATAAGGGGTTAATTATTTCTTTATTCACCCTTACAGCGGGTTTCTCAAGGCCTTTTAGCGGTAAAATTACAGATACAGTAGGGCGCAAGCCAGTAATGATTATTGGTATAATTGTATGTATAGTATGTGGTTTATTATACCCTGTGTTAACTACTATTTCTGGTTTTCTCTTTTTAAGACTATTACATGGTTTCTCTACAGGTTTCAGTCCGACAGCAATTTCTGCATATATTGCAGATATTGTGCCCAAAGAACGTTGGGGAGAAGCATTTGGTATACAAGGTTTATGTTTTGGTACTGGTTTGGCCCTAGGGCCTGCTCTAGGTAGTTTTATCAAAATGTATTATTCTTTTGATGTACTATTCTATAGTTCTTCATTAATTGCTTTTATATCTGTAGCCTTACTTATTAATACAAAAGAAACTCTTAAAAACCCTCAGCACTTTAATCAATCTATTCTTAAGATTTCTAAAAATGATATCATTGCCATAGAGGTTTTACCATCAGCAATTGTAACTTTTTTGTGCTATATCGCTTTTGGAGTTATTTTAACCTTAATTCCAGATTGGAGTGATCATTTGGGAATCATTAATAAAGGAACATTTTTTATAGTTTTTACGATTGCTTCTTTATGTATTCGATTTATGACTAGAAGATTATCAGATAATTACGGTCGGAAAATTATTATTATTATAAGCCTTATCATTTTGTTTTTGGCACTCATCCTCATCGGTTTCCTGGATACGGCTAATGGATTGTTTATTGCAGCTGTTTTCTATGGTTTAGCAATGGGAGTACTATCTCCTACATTAAACGCCTGGACTGTAGATATGAGCGATCCAAATCAAAGAGGGAAAGCAATGGCTACTATGTACATTGCACTAGAAGCTGGCATTGGTTTGGGAGCTTTCTTTTCTGGGTGGTATTATCAAGATGTAATTTCTAAAATCCCATTGATTATGTATACGTGTGCATTTATGGTTTTTATAGCATTTATGTATATGATATATAAACTTAGAGAGAAATCGTAAAGTACTAAAGCCATTTTGCTTTTATATCTTTATATTTCGTTCTTCCGATGGGAATAAGCTCTCCATTCTTTAATTCTGCAATATACTTACTACCTGATTTCACAATAATTTCTTTTATCTCAGATATTTTTACCAGATATGATTTATGAATACGTTCAAAAGTTTCTGGTAGTAATTGTTCTAGTTTTTCGAGAGATTTATCATGTAATTCTTTTTTTTCATTAGTAAGAAATAGTTCTGTATAAGCGCCTGCACCTTTTATAAAAAGTATATCCTCAATCGAGATCAGTTGTATTCTACCTTTTTTCTTAACGGCTAATAGTTTGATCTTATGAGTTTCTGTTTTTTCTTTAGACAACACTCTGTTAAAGGCTTGCTCTAATCTATCCTTACTAAAAGGCTTAGGGACAAAGTCTAACACTCCGTACTCAAAAGCGGATATTGCTTGTTCGCTATTTGCAGAAATGATGACAGTATGAAATGATTCTGAGACCGCTGTACCGAGGATATCGAAACCACTTTCCCCATTAAGATTTAGATCTAGAAGTACGATATCCAATGAATTATTTTTAATAAATTCTAGTGCTTCCGGTAATGCCTCTACGCGATGTAATGAATGTAATGTATTTGTAAAGAATTCTCTGGTCATTCTTTCAATTCTCTTAGCAATTCTGGCTTCATCTTCAACTATTAAGATATTCATAAGGCTAGTTATCTATTTTTATACTGTTTTTCCAACCATTTGGAGTAGCTTCTGAAGAAAAATTCCATTTAGAAGCATAGCTTTCAGTTAGTCTTGCCTTTATATATTTAATTCCTGTGCCTTCTATTATCTTTTTTTCTAGATCTCTCACTTTGGCAATTGTTAAAAATGTATAGGTTTTATAAGTATCACCGGTTTCAAAAATTAATTTGAATGTTATGCTATTGTTGTCATTAGGAAGACCATGGGTTATTCCATTTTCTAATAAGGTATGCAGTATTGCCGGAGGGATTTTTTGATTAGGATCTATATTTTCTTCTTCCCAATGATATTTTATTTCTTTTCGATATTCCATAATATTAAGATGCGTACGGCATAATTCTATTTCCTGACCAATAGGAATTAAGGTGTGATTATCTATTTGGTTAAAAAGTTTAAATTCTTGAGCCAGTGCTTCTATAAAAGCAACGCCTTTTTGTGGAGACTCTTCGACCCAATCTATCAATGAAGTTAGGGTATTCATCAAAAAATGAGGTTGAATATTCTTTTTAAGTAATTCTAGTCGAAGACGGGTAGACTGTACCAAAGATTCTTCATAAGCAAGTCGTTGCTCTTTTGTTCTCACAGAGAGGATATAAAACATGCCTAGAAGGATAATACCAAAACCTGCAAAAAGGCTGATGTCGTAATAAGTTATAGCATTTATAAGAGCACAGGATAATAATGCTAATAGTACTATAATAGCTCCTTTGGTTTTTTTATAAACCCCAAAAAGAATAATCCCAAAAGAAAAAATCCACATGGTT
Proteins encoded:
- a CDS encoding LytTR family DNA-binding domain-containing protein, which translates into the protein MNILIVEDEARIAKRIERMTREFFTNTLHSLHRVEALPEALEFIKNNSLDIVLLDLNLNGESGFDILGTAVSESFHTVIISANSEQAISAFEYGVLDFVPKPFSKDRLEQAFNRVLSKEKTETHKIKLLAVKKKGRIQLISIEDILFIKGAGAYTELFLTNEKKELHDKSLEKLEQLLPETFERIHKSYLVKISEIKEIIVKSGSKYIAELKNGELIPIGRTKYKDIKAKWL
- a CDS encoding MFS transporter, whose product is MINQKHSIYTINFALICLSSLFFSASYNMLIPELPAYLSNLGGAEYKGLIISLFTLTAGFSRPFSGKITDTVGRKPVMIIGIIVCIVCGLLYPVLTTISGFLFLRLLHGFSTGFSPTAISAYIADIVPKERWGEAFGIQGLCFGTGLALGPALGSFIKMYYSFDVLFYSSSLIAFISVALLINTKETLKNPQHFNQSILKISKNDIIAIEVLPSAIVTFLCYIAFGVILTLIPDWSDHLGIINKGTFFIVFTIASLCIRFMTRRLSDNYGRKIIIIISLIILFLALILIGFLDTANGLFIAAVFYGLAMGVLSPTLNAWTVDMSDPNQRGKAMATMYIALEAGIGLGAFFSGWYYQDVISKIPLIMYTCAFMVFIAFMYMIYKLREKS
- a CDS encoding HD family hydrolase, with translation MERLLKQVEFIKEIDKIKYIRRQTKLFNSNRRENDAEHSWHLAMMALVLAEHSNASIDILKVLKMVLIHDIVEIDTGDIFIYDTVKNHVNTEEELKSAKRIFGILPKEQSNELIEIWLEFEEGKTNEAKFAKALDRFEPTLQNHSNNGGTWHDFDVEYQKVHEKTKTINKGSNSLWQYSETLINTYYKVVLND